A single genomic interval of Candidatus Neomarinimicrobiota bacterium harbors:
- the serA gene encoding phosphoglycerate dehydrogenase, with translation MNYYIFDFDSTFIKVEALEELSKIVLKNNPNRSKLIRKVKKITSDLNNGEINIETALIERLKIIHSIYREHIEELISRLKSKISSSFLRNKQFFKRYSESVYIISTGFKDYIIPVLEDFGIPENNIYANEFIYDEKGMVIGVDKSNALCYSDGKIKILQKLNLKNKGKVYVIGDGYSDYLIKEKGLADRFYVFTENVKNENVIEKADHIIPSLDEFLYINRLPMSISYPKNRIKVLLLENIHPSAYELFRKEGYSVEAIPGSLDEDELGKVIKDVSILGIRSRTNITPKVLNYANKLIAIGAFCIGTNQIDLLSCTNKGIVVFNAPFSNTRSVVELVICEIIMLMRQLYKKCKQMHNGIWEKTSKGCKEIRGKKLGILGYGNIGSQLSVIAEALGMDVIFYDIADKLPLGNAVKVKSMEELLRKSDILSIHVDGRPENRNLISSREIDMMKKGAILINTSRGFVVDLNSLKDAIVNGKLAGAAIDVFPEEPKNNITEGFINELQGFDNVILTPHIGGSTEEAQRSIAEFVPEKIISYVNTGSTYSSVNFPNIALPELKDAHRFIHIHKNVPGVLAKINSIFSKYNINIVGQYLKTNEYIGYVITDVSTKYDKNAINEIKKIPETIKFRVLY, from the coding sequence ATGAATTATTATATCTTTGATTTTGACAGTACATTCATAAAAGTCGAAGCTTTAGAAGAGCTATCAAAAATAGTTTTAAAAAATAATCCAAATAGAAGCAAACTAATACGAAAAGTTAAAAAGATAACCAGCGATTTGAATAATGGTGAGATCAATATTGAAACTGCCCTTATCGAGAGATTAAAAATAATTCATTCAATCTATAGAGAACATATCGAAGAGCTTATCAGCAGATTAAAATCCAAAATATCCTCTTCATTTTTGAGAAATAAACAATTTTTTAAAAGATATTCAGAATCTGTATATATAATAAGTACTGGTTTTAAGGATTATATAATACCTGTCCTAGAAGATTTTGGAATACCTGAAAATAATATTTATGCGAATGAATTTATTTATGATGAAAAGGGCATGGTTATAGGTGTAGATAAATCTAACGCATTATGCTATTCCGATGGGAAAATAAAAATATTACAAAAATTGAACTTAAAAAATAAAGGTAAGGTATATGTAATCGGAGATGGTTATTCTGATTATTTGATCAAAGAAAAAGGACTTGCAGATAGGTTTTACGTATTTACCGAAAATGTAAAGAATGAAAATGTAATTGAGAAAGCAGATCATATCATTCCTTCTCTCGATGAATTTTTATACATAAATAGGTTACCAATGAGTATTTCATATCCAAAAAATCGAATCAAAGTTCTTCTCCTGGAGAATATACATCCAAGTGCCTATGAATTATTTAGAAAAGAAGGTTATAGTGTGGAGGCTATTCCTGGAAGTCTTGATGAGGATGAATTAGGTAAAGTAATCAAAGATGTTTCCATCCTGGGTATAAGATCAAGAACGAATATAACTCCTAAAGTACTAAATTATGCCAATAAGTTAATTGCAATAGGTGCATTCTGCATTGGTACTAATCAGATAGACCTTTTAAGTTGTACAAATAAAGGTATTGTAGTTTTTAATGCTCCCTTTAGTAATACAAGAAGTGTAGTTGAGCTCGTTATTTGTGAGATTATAATGTTAATGAGGCAGCTATATAAAAAATGTAAACAAATGCATAATGGTATCTGGGAAAAGACGTCAAAGGGTTGTAAGGAAATTAGAGGTAAAAAGCTGGGTATTCTTGGTTATGGTAATATTGGATCACAGCTTTCTGTAATAGCTGAAGCTCTCGGAATGGATGTAATATTTTACGATATTGCTGACAAACTACCACTTGGAAACGCCGTCAAAGTAAAATCTATGGAAGAACTACTGAGAAAATCAGACATTTTATCAATACATGTTGATGGAAGACCAGAAAACCGTAATTTAATTTCATCAAGAGAAATAGATATGATGAAAAAAGGTGCAATATTAATCAATACTAGTAGAGGATTTGTAGTAGATTTAAACTCTCTAAAAGATGCTATAGTAAATGGTAAACTTGCAGGAGCAGCAATAGATGTATTCCCTGAGGAACCTAAAAACAATATAACTGAGGGCTTTATCAACGAATTGCAGGGTTTTGATAATGTAATCCTTACACCTCATATTGGTGGTAGCACTGAAGAAGCACAGAGAAGTATCGCAGAGTTTGTTCCAGAAAAGATAATAAGTTATGTCAACACAGGAAGCACCTACAGTAGCGTAAATTTTCCAAATATAGCTCTTCCAGAGCTCAAAGATGCTCATCGTTTTATACATATTCATAAAAATGTTCCAGGTGTTCTAGCTAAGATTAATTCAATTTTTAGTAAATACAATATAAATATCGTAGGGCAATATCTTAAAACAAACGAATATATAGGATATGTTATTACCGATGTTTCAACGAAATATGATAAAAATGCAATAAATGAGATTAAAAAAATACCAGAAACTATAAAATTTAGAGTATTATATTAA
- a CDS encoding leucine--tRNA ligase, with amino-acid sequence MAKKYPFKEIEKKWQKYWEENKTFKAIDFSPKPKFYVLDMFPYPSGAGLHVGHLEGYTATDIVARYKWKKGFNVLHPMGWDAFGLPAENYALQTGIHPKIVTQRNIENFKRQIKAMGFAYDWDREINTTDPKYYKWTQWIFKQIYKSGLVYQAEVPVNWCPALKTVLANEEVVDGKSVRGGYPVIRKPMKQWMMKITAYANRLLEDLNLVDFPEPIKEMQRNWIGKSEGAYIIFPLYGYDDVLKVFTTRPDTIFGATYIVVAPEHPLLGKIVSPDHKKEVEDYKQQALMKSELARVNLSKEKTGVFTGAYAINPVTKEKIPIWVADYVLMTYGTGAIMAVPAHDQRDWEFAKKYNLEIREVISGGDISKGAHEGDGILVNSDFLNGLRVDQAKEKITEWLERNGLGERAVQYKLRDWVFSRQRYWGEPFPLIYIEDKTIRLLDDDELPLELPDIERYEPSGTGESPLANVKEWVEFIDSKTGKRAKYETHTMPQWAGSCWYYLRYIDPHNDKEPWDREKEEYWMPVDLYVGGAEHAVLHLLYARFWHKVLYDLGYVSTPEPFKKLVNQGIILGEDGEKMSKSRGNVINPDEIVDKYGADTLRLYEMFMGPLEKSKPWSTSGIEGVFRFINRVWNLYVDSNGNIRADIKEIEPDEEIKKLANKTIYKVTNDIENMKFNTAIAQMMVFVNKMYKKKIKPKWALEIFLHLLNPFAPHITEELWSMLGHNEILAMSDWPEYDENYLSEDIVTIAVQVNGKLRDQFQIDIDSDEQEYIEKALSLEKIKKYINDKPIKKTIVVKGKIVNIVV; translated from the coding sequence ATGGCGAAAAAATATCCTTTTAAAGAGATAGAGAAAAAATGGCAGAAATATTGGGAAGAAAATAAAACTTTTAAAGCTATCGATTTTTCACCAAAACCAAAATTTTATGTTTTAGATATGTTCCCATATCCATCAGGCGCCGGTTTACATGTTGGGCATTTAGAGGGATATACCGCAACTGATATTGTTGCGAGGTATAAGTGGAAAAAAGGATTTAATGTATTACACCCGATGGGTTGGGATGCATTTGGATTACCAGCGGAAAATTACGCATTACAAACAGGCATACACCCAAAAATAGTTACACAAAGAAATATTGAAAATTTCAAAAGGCAGATTAAAGCAATGGGATTTGCTTATGATTGGGATAGAGAAATAAATACAACAGATCCAAAATATTATAAGTGGACACAATGGATTTTTAAGCAGATTTATAAATCCGGGCTAGTATATCAAGCAGAAGTTCCAGTAAATTGGTGTCCAGCATTGAAGACAGTACTTGCTAATGAAGAAGTAGTAGATGGAAAATCAGTGCGAGGTGGATATCCTGTAATAAGAAAACCGATGAAGCAATGGATGATGAAAATCACTGCATATGCTAATAGATTACTTGAAGATTTGAATTTGGTAGATTTTCCAGAGCCCATAAAAGAAATGCAAAGAAATTGGATAGGGAAGTCTGAGGGAGCTTATATAATTTTTCCTTTATATGGATACGATGATGTACTGAAAGTTTTTACAACAAGACCTGATACGATTTTTGGAGCTACCTATATAGTAGTCGCTCCTGAGCATCCATTACTTGGTAAGATAGTGTCTCCAGATCATAAAAAAGAAGTAGAGGATTATAAACAACAGGCTTTAATGAAAAGTGAACTTGCCAGAGTTAATTTATCAAAAGAGAAAACAGGAGTTTTTACCGGAGCCTATGCAATTAATCCCGTTACAAAAGAAAAAATACCAATATGGGTTGCAGATTATGTATTGATGACCTATGGCACCGGTGCGATAATGGCTGTGCCTGCTCATGATCAAAGGGACTGGGAATTCGCAAAAAAGTATAATCTTGAAATAAGGGAAGTCATTTCTGGAGGTGACATATCAAAAGGCGCTCATGAGGGAGATGGCATTTTAGTTAATTCAGATTTCTTAAATGGACTAAGAGTTGATCAGGCAAAAGAAAAAATTACAGAGTGGCTTGAGAGAAATGGATTAGGGGAGAGGGCAGTGCAATATAAACTAAGAGACTGGGTCTTCTCACGACAGCGTTACTGGGGTGAACCTTTCCCGCTCATCTATATTGAAGATAAAACTATAAGACTCCTTGATGATGACGAATTGCCGCTTGAATTACCCGATATTGAAAGGTATGAACCAAGTGGAACTGGGGAATCACCACTTGCAAATGTAAAAGAATGGGTGGAATTTATTGATTCAAAGACAGGTAAAAGAGCTAAATATGAAACGCATACAATGCCTCAGTGGGCAGGGTCATGCTGGTATTATTTAAGATATATTGATCCTCACAACGATAAAGAACCATGGGATAGAGAAAAGGAAGAATATTGGATGCCGGTAGATTTATATGTTGGTGGAGCTGAACACGCTGTCCTTCACTTACTGTATGCTAGATTCTGGCACAAAGTTCTGTATGACTTAGGCTACGTAAGTACTCCAGAACCTTTCAAAAAGCTTGTAAATCAGGGTATAATTTTAGGAGAAGACGGCGAAAAAATGAGTAAATCGCGCGGAAATGTTATAAATCCGGATGAAATTGTAGATAAATATGGTGCAGATACTCTGAGGCTTTATGAAATGTTTATGGGTCCGCTGGAGAAATCAAAGCCATGGAGCACATCGGGTATTGAAGGGGTATTTAGATTTATAAATAGAGTATGGAATCTATATGTTGACAGTAATGGAAATATAAGAGCTGATATAAAAGAAATAGAACCAGATGAGGAAATTAAGAAACTTGCAAATAAAACTATTTATAAAGTAACAAACGATATAGAAAATATGAAATTTAACACAGCTATCGCACAAATGATGGTTTTTGTTAATAAAATGTACAAGAAAAAAATAAAACCCAAATGGGCATTAGAAATTTTTCTGCATCTATTAAATCCATTTGCTCCTCATATAACAGAAGAACTATGGAGCATGCTAGGGCATAATGAGATACTTGCTATGAGTGACTGGCCAGAGTATGATGAAAACTATTTGTCTGAGGATATTGTAACAATCGCAGTACAGGTAAATGGGAAGCTCAGAGACCAGTTTCAAATAGATATTGATTCAGATGAACAGGAATATATTGAAAAAGCATTATCACTTGAAAAGATCAAGAAATATATAAATGATAAACCGATTAAAAAGACAATAGTTGTAAAAGGGAAGATAGTTAATATCGTAGTATAA
- a CDS encoding alanine--glyoxylate aminotransferase family protein — protein MKYFTVGPTELFPVTKKFIAEAIEYDVLSISHRSNIFKDFYNTAEDGLRKLLNIPDSHLIFFYSSATEIMERIIENCVLKTSYHIINGAFSERFYEIANELNKETYLIKIDWGRGFYGEDIKGLDKAEVICITQNETSTGVFIPLEEIYKIKEKYPDKIIAIDIVSSAPYIEIDFSKIDIAFFSVQKGFGLPAGLGVCILSRNCIDKAELIKNQGVSIGSYHNFLNVYNKSLDKQTVETPNVFCIYLLSRVVNYLIQERLDNITRRVKSNARKIYEFLDQSEYFKPFVKEDYFKSYTTIVIECKIKSNVVLDYLYKNGLVLSNGYGKFEGKHIRIGNFGMHDNSDVNNLLDLLKNFEENSLKS, from the coding sequence ATGAAATATTTTACAGTTGGACCGACAGAACTTTTTCCAGTAACAAAAAAATTCATTGCTGAAGCTATAGAATATGATGTCCTATCAATTTCACATAGAAGTAATATATTTAAGGATTTTTATAATACTGCAGAAGATGGTTTAAGAAAACTATTAAATATTCCTGATAGTCATTTAATTTTTTTCTATAGTTCTGCAACAGAAATCATGGAGAGAATAATTGAAAATTGTGTATTGAAAACAAGTTACCATATTATTAATGGTGCGTTTTCCGAAAGATTTTATGAAATCGCAAATGAACTGAATAAAGAAACATACTTGATCAAAATCGACTGGGGTAGAGGATTTTATGGTGAAGATATTAAAGGATTAGATAAAGCTGAGGTGATTTGCATTACACAAAACGAAACCAGCACTGGTGTTTTTATTCCGTTAGAAGAAATCTATAAGATAAAAGAAAAATACCCAGACAAAATTATAGCCATAGATATAGTTTCATCAGCTCCTTATATTGAAATTGATTTTAGTAAGATCGATATAGCATTTTTTTCGGTTCAGAAAGGATTTGGTCTACCTGCCGGGCTTGGAGTATGTATTTTGAGTAGAAATTGTATTGATAAGGCAGAATTAATTAAAAATCAAGGTGTTAGCATTGGTTCATATCATAATTTTTTAAATGTATATAATAAATCCTTAGACAAACAAACAGTAGAAACACCAAATGTCTTTTGTATATATTTACTCAGTAGGGTAGTAAATTACCTTATTCAAGAAAGGCTAGACAATATTACAAGAAGAGTAAAAAGTAATGCCAGAAAAATTTATGAATTCTTAGATCAATCAGAATATTTTAAACCCTTTGTTAAAGAGGACTACTTTAAATCATATACAACAATTGTAATTGAGTGCAAGATAAAGAGTAATGTAGTTCTTGATTATTTATACAAAAACGGTTTAGTTCTATCAAATGGATATGGAAAATTCGAAGGAAAACACATAAGAATAGGTAACTTTGGGATGCATGATAATAGCGATGTTAATAATTTATTAGACTTATTGAAGAATTTTGAGGAAAATAGCCTGAAATCTTAA